A genomic region of Gemmata massiliana contains the following coding sequences:
- a CDS encoding DUF4198 domain-containing protein, translated as MFRFTGAAILFAAAALTAHAHFVFIVPDPKDPAKAVIVFSDDLDTDENVGTEKLATLKLTSRDAAGAEGAVEHKANKHDLTAKVPGSGPRVVYGTLHYGVMQKGDAKPYLLAYHPKAVVGAVATDKLVLGEKVLPVELVPVTAGSNVKFKFISGGKPVADAEVTVIKPDGGKDKAKTDKDGLTQAYPAQGRYGAWAKDVVAKPGEHGGKKFDEARHYATLVTEFPAK; from the coding sequence ATGTTCCGCTTCACTGGCGCGGCGATCCTGTTCGCCGCTGCGGCCCTGACTGCGCACGCACACTTCGTGTTCATCGTCCCGGACCCGAAAGACCCGGCCAAGGCCGTCATCGTGTTCAGCGACGATCTCGATACCGACGAGAACGTGGGCACCGAAAAGCTGGCGACGCTCAAGCTCACGTCCCGCGACGCCGCGGGCGCGGAAGGGGCCGTCGAGCACAAGGCCAACAAGCACGACCTGACCGCGAAGGTTCCCGGCAGCGGCCCGCGCGTCGTGTACGGCACGCTGCACTACGGCGTGATGCAAAAGGGCGACGCGAAGCCGTACCTGCTCGCGTACCACCCGAAGGCCGTGGTCGGCGCCGTCGCTACCGACAAACTCGTGCTCGGCGAAAAGGTGCTCCCGGTCGAACTCGTGCCGGTCACGGCCGGCTCGAACGTGAAGTTCAAGTTCATCTCCGGCGGCAAGCCGGTCGCGGACGCCGAAGTTACCGTCATCAAGCCGGACGGCGGAAAAGACAAGGCGAAGACCGACAAGGACGGGCTGACCCAGGCGTACCCGGCGCAGGGTCGGTACGGGGCGTGGGCCAAGGACGTGGTGGCCAAGCCCGGCGAACACGGCGGCAAGAAGTTCGACGAGGCCCGGCACTACGCCACCCTGGTGACGGAGTTCCCGGCCAAGTAA